One part of the Pseudoliparis swirei isolate HS2019 ecotype Mariana Trench chromosome 6, NWPU_hadal_v1, whole genome shotgun sequence genome encodes these proteins:
- the zgc:77752 gene encoding LOW QUALITY PROTEIN: protein tyrosine phosphatase domain-containing protein 1 (The sequence of the model RefSeq protein was modified relative to this genomic sequence to represent the inferred CDS: inserted 2 bases in 1 codon), translating to MMSVLIPVPRPSYSQARENLVKAIPPKLLCLLTCGGIDCRYEGPGCWKLNQQAIRGIFSSWVTDDIIAMARPSNYLIEKYNIIEQFQRLNIKSIINVQLPGEHAHCGPPIDPGSGFTYTSQIFMDNDIYFYNFGMEDFGVSSLVGMIDGVKVLAFAVSEGRVAVHCHAGLGRTGVLIACYLIYTLRISPSEAVHYVRIKRPRSIQTRGQLSHVFDFARLLGTQLVQYPDLNMRHGVPFTLQHYLNRQAILLHGQEARTLRHTPKVVYLLCVHLSCLALGVLAPPEIQAELEXTVRETLVSKQHLPFLREGYKGAGGSSGSDSSWDEPLGFLERKREVLLDKRSYSDSDLSKIAVIEDLEWSPYCTPALGNERQWCVQNLIRADLRPGSPMLATLSPGQQATKRASHVLNIPKSNSTTDNNCAKGSECPEKKALRKYSSNTEFSRNPHHAGPTSVARAVAKAMADHGPRGETILQRSTLLQEELNSSDCGWALLVTESEPQVLSCLLWTWLDKLREPVLSGEDVDSLRNRKSLSVLKKPQRHTIYCLLSCVSTVTSLCPHREDAVLQRLVRALTRHPQEEMGTVATLMKVLKASLRATFHNYTHLRRACSTNGTL from the exons ATGATGTCGGTCTTGATACCAGTACCACGGCCCTCCTACTCCCAGGCCAGGGAGAACCTCGTGAAGGCGATCCCGCCCAAGCTGCTGTGCCTGCTGACCTGCGGAGGAATAGACTGCCGCTATGAAGGACCAGGGTGTTGGAAACTAAATCAACAGGCCATCCGAGGCATTTTCTCCTCCTG GGTGACAGATGACATTATTGCCATGGCACGGCCTTCCAATTATCTGATTGAGAAGTACAACATCATagaacaatttcaaag GCTGAACATCAAATCAATCATCAACGTGCAGCTCCCTGGAGAGCACGCTCACTGTGGACCTCCCATAGACCCTGGAAGTGGTTTCACATACACTTCACAGATCTTCATGGACAATGACA TTTACTTTTACAACTTTGGGATGGAAGATTTCGGTGTGTCGTCCCTCGTCGGTATGATTGATGGGGTGAAGGTGTTGGCCTTTGCAGTGAGCGAAGGAAGGGTGGCGGTGCACTGCCACGCAGGCCTGGGCAGGACAG GTGTCCTGATAGCCTGTTACCTCATTTACACCCTGCGCATCAGCCCGAGTGAGGCCGTCCACTACGTGAGGATAAAAAGGCCTCGCTCCATCCAGACCCGGGGGCAGCTCAGCCACGTGTTTGACTTTGCTCGCCTGCTTGGCACACAGCTGGTCCAATACCCAGACCTCAACATGCGGCATGGAGTCCCCTTCACCCTGCAGCACTACCTAAACCGACAGGCAATACTGCTGCATGGCCAGGAGGCACGCACCCTCAGGCATACACCCAAG GTGGTGTACCTCCTGTGTGTGCATCTCTCCTGCTTAGCCCTGGGTGTCCTCGCTCCTCCAGAGATCCAGGCTGAGCTGGA AACAGTGAGGGAGACCCTGGTGTCCAAACAACATTTGCCCTTCCTGAGGGAGGGTTACAAAGGGGCGGGGGGGAGCTCAGGGTCGGATTCCTCCTGGGACGAGCCCCTGGGAttcttggagaggaagagggaggtgcTGTTGGACAAACGCAGCTACAGCGACTCTGACCTCAGCAAGATCGCAGTAATTGAG GATCTGGAGTGGAGTCCATACTGCACACCGGCACTTGGAAATGAGAGACAATGGTGTGTTCAGAATTTGATTCGAGCTGATCTGAGACCTGGTAGTCCGATGCTTGCCACACTTTCACCGGGCCAACAGGCCACCAAAAGGGCATCTCATGTACTTAACATCCCAAAATCTAACTCgacaacagacaacaactgTGCTAAAGGTTCTGAGTGCCCAGAGAAAAAGGCACTTCGGAAATACAGCTCGAACACAGAG TTTTCCAGAAATCCACATCATGCTGGCCCAACCTCAGTGGCCCGTGCTGTCGCTAAGGCGATGGCAGACCATGGTCCTCGAGGAGAAACCATACTGCAAAGATCGACTCTGCTGCAG GAGGAACTGAACAGCAGTGACTGTGGCTGGGCTCTGCTGGTCACTGAGTCAGAGCCTCAGGTTCTCAGCTGTCTGTTGTGGACCTGGCTGGACAAGTTGAGG GAGCCTGTTCTGAGTGGAGAGGATGTCGACAGTTTGAGGAACAGGAAGTCTCTCAGTGTGCTCAAGAAG ccacagagacacacgatCTATTGTCTACTGAGCTGTGTGAGCACGGTGACCAGCTTGTGTCCACACAGAGAGGATGCAGTGCTGCAACGGCTGGTGCGAGCACTTACAAGG cACCCCCAGGAGGAAATGGGGACCGTTGCAACCTTGATGAAGGTCCTGAAGGCGAGTTTGAGAGCAACCttccacaactacacacacctcAGGCGGGCCTGCAGCACCAATGGCACACTTTGA
- the rabl2 gene encoding RAB, member of RAS oncogene family-like 2 produces MACDVSGVPELDQKKYDSDEQVKIICLGDSAVGKSKLMERFLMDEYRPQQLSTYALTLYKHTATVGLKTVAVDFWDTAGQERFQSMHPSYYHKAHACIMVFDVQRKITYKNLASWYKELRESRPEIPCCVVANKIDADMKVTQRSFTFGKKQGLPFYFVSAADGTNVVKMFREMIKRAVDYKQNPSDFMDEVMQELENFDLEKKEDNSEAEEDGLKAESPEVV; encoded by the exons ATGGCTTGCGACGTGAGCGGCGTCCCCGAACTGGACCAGAAGAAATACGACTCGGACGAACAGGTGAAGATCATCTGTCTGGGTGACAGCGCGGTTGGTAAATCTAA gCTGATGGAGAGGTTTCTCATGGACGAATA TCGTCCCCAGCAGTTGTCCACCTACGCGTTGACTCTCTacaaacacacagccacagTGGGACTCAAGACTGTAGCAGTCG ATTTCTGGGACAcggctggtcaggagagatttCAGAGCATGCATCCCTCATACTACCACAAAGCGCATGCATGCATCATG GTTTTCGATGTTCAAAGGAAAATCACGTATAAGAATCTGGCCAGCTGGTATAAGGAGCTGAGAGAGTCCAGGCCGGAGATACCCTGTTGTGTGGTTGCCAACAAAATTGATG CTGATATGAAGGTCACCCAGAGAAGCTTTACCTTTGGGAAGAAGCAAGGactcccattctactttgtaTCAGCGGCCGATGGGACTAATGTAGTTAAG ATGTTCAGAGAGATGATCAAGAGAGCCGTGGACTACAAGCAGAACCCCAGCGACTTCATGGATGAGGTGATGCAAGAATTAGAG AACTTTGAcctggagaagaaggaagatAATTCAGAAGCAGAAGAGGACGGATTGAAAGCGGAGAGTCCCGAGGTGGTCTGA
- the cimap1b gene encoding outer dense fiber protein 3-B: MQSAEAWVGTWRPHKPRGPIAALYRSPGPKYALPGLTGISKHDPTKYKAPMFSFGTRPNHRYETTSPGPHYLIPSNITRVGRDGTPAFSLHSRPKELQIFQVPGPGKYSPEHSARLLFHTAPAYTLSGRSKDISNIQTPGPASYSLPQMMGSNTVVTSAAPTFSFCGRNKIGTFHEDLKKTPGPAAYNVVDTCIYRHKPPQISMKGRNFPPGETTKKPGPGAHHPEHVTFTRAKAPSYSFGLRHSEFITPLFVDVAE; the protein is encoded by the exons ATGCAAAGTGCTGAAGCTTGGGTTGGAACCTGGAGGCCCCACAAGCCAAGAGGACCCATAGCTGCCCTCTATCGTAGTCCAGGACCCAAGTATGCACTGCCTGGACTCACGG GTATTTCTAAACATGACCCAACGAAATACAAAGCACCAATGTTCAGCTTTGGGACACGTCCTAACCACAGGTATGAGACGACCAGCCCTGGACCACACTACCTCATCCCCTCCAACATCACCAGAGTGGGCCGAGATGGCACTCCTGCGTTTTCACTCCACAGCCGACCAAAGGAGCTACAAATCTTCCAGGTCCCTGGACCAG GAAAATACTCTCCAGAGCATTCAGCAAGGCTTCTCTTCCACACTGCTCCTGCTTACACGCTGTCTGGGAGGAGCAAAGACATCAGCAATATCCAAACACCAG GTCCTGCCTCCTACTCTCTGCCTCAAATGATGGGGTCCAACACTGTGGTGACATCAGCAGCTCCCACCTTCTCATTCTGTGGCCGCAACAAAATTGGAACCTTCCATGAGGACCTGAAGAAG ACTCCTGGCCCTGCTGCATACAATGTTGTTGACACTTGCATCTACAGACACAAACCTCCCCAGATCAGCATGAAAGGACGCAACTTCCCACCTGGTGAAACCACAAAGAAACCAGGACCCGGAGCTCACCATCCTGAGCAC GTAACTTTCACAAGAGCCAAAGCTCCAAGCTACTCTTTTGGACTGCGTCACTCGGAATTCATCACACCCCTGTTTGTAGACGTGGCTGAATAA